Proteins from a genomic interval of Luteibacter pinisoli:
- the gntA gene encoding guanitoxin biosynthesis heme-dependent pre-guanitoxin N-hydroxylase GntA yields the protein MGAFNILASLVHEVVGTLDAMNATSRASALREFDALLEGETFPCFAGRTAHRRHLIEHVFASALACPADDESLAERIESFAVCNSPEDTFRSLVVHFTDHAVIPEPVFERLLFARLQGIHEADARSHDWDPAVSNDPEDPAFSMSVGGRAFYVVGLHPGASRPGRRLAHPALVFNLHSQFEYLRSQGRYDRLKSAIINEDIERNGSANPMLAVHGSTSEAVQYSGRHVEGSWSCPFSPVAQPNPRKTA from the coding sequence GTGGGTGCCTTCAACATCCTTGCGAGCCTCGTTCACGAGGTCGTCGGCACGCTCGATGCCATGAATGCAACCAGTCGAGCCAGCGCGCTCCGTGAATTTGATGCCCTCCTCGAGGGCGAGACCTTCCCCTGCTTTGCCGGCCGCACGGCTCATCGCCGACACCTCATCGAGCACGTCTTCGCCAGTGCTCTTGCGTGCCCTGCGGACGATGAATCCCTTGCGGAACGAATTGAATCATTCGCAGTGTGTAACAGCCCTGAGGATACATTTCGGAGTCTTGTGGTCCATTTTACCGACCACGCCGTCATACCTGAACCTGTCTTTGAGCGGCTGCTGTTTGCAAGATTGCAGGGTATCCACGAAGCGGATGCTCGGTCACATGACTGGGACCCCGCCGTCAGCAACGACCCGGAGGATCCCGCGTTCAGCATGAGTGTCGGCGGCAGAGCCTTCTACGTCGTCGGTCTCCATCCGGGAGCATCCCGACCGGGTCGACGCCTGGCGCACCCGGCACTTGTCTTCAATCTCCACAGCCAGTTCGAATACTTGCGTAGCCAAGGCCGCTATGACCGCCTGAAGTCCGCGATTATCAATGAGGACATCGAGCGGAATGGGTCCGCCAACCCGATGCTCGCGGTGCACGGCTCGACGTCGGAGGCGGTCCAGTACAGCGGCCGCCATGTCGAAGGGTCCTGGAGCTGTCCGTTTTCCCCTGTCGCTCAACCAAATCCCAGGAAGACCGCGTGA
- a CDS encoding ferritin-like domain-containing protein, with product MTIKTLEDLFIHELSDIYSAEKQLTKALPRLARASTHPDLKEAFESHLEETQGQVERIDQVVELLGIRLKRIKCAAMEGLVEEGKEVIDGVEEGPLRDIALIGGGNRVEHYEIAGYGTLIALAKQLGYTDAVPLLADTLKEEKAADEKLTLLASAVSAQKASEKA from the coding sequence ATGACCATCAAGACGCTCGAAGACCTGTTCATCCACGAACTGTCCGACATCTACAGTGCCGAAAAGCAGCTTACCAAAGCACTTCCACGTCTCGCGCGCGCCTCGACCCATCCGGACCTGAAGGAGGCGTTCGAGTCACACCTCGAAGAGACCCAAGGGCAGGTCGAACGCATCGACCAGGTTGTCGAGCTGCTCGGCATCCGCCTCAAGCGCATCAAGTGTGCCGCCATGGAGGGGCTGGTCGAGGAGGGCAAGGAAGTCATCGATGGCGTGGAAGAGGGGCCGCTGCGCGACATAGCCCTCATCGGTGGGGGTAACCGCGTCGAACACTACGAGATTGCAGGGTACGGCACGTTGATTGCCCTGGCAAAGCAGCTGGGCTACACCGATGCGGTGCCCTTGCTCGCCGACACGCTGAAAGAAGAGAAGGCGGCCGACGAGAAGCTGACGCTTCTTGCCAGTGCCGTCTCTGCTCAAAAAGCGAGTGAGAAAGCCTGA
- a CDS encoding KTSC domain-containing protein, whose translation MAAIGYDPDAQVMEVEFVSGAVYRYAPVSGALYARFRTASSLGQFFDAYIRDVVPFTRLV comes from the coding sequence ATGGCCGCCATCGGCTACGACCCGGATGCGCAAGTGATGGAAGTCGAGTTCGTATCCGGGGCTGTCTACCGCTATGCGCCTGTCAGTGGCGCGCTTTACGCACGGTTCCGGACCGCCTCCTCGCTGGGACAGTTCTTCGACGCATACATCCGGGATGTCGTGCCGTTCACACGTCTGGTGTGA
- a CDS encoding low affinity iron permease family protein, producing MASKKQGLFTRVAMAVSKAAGEPVTFAIALLVVIVWAASGPIFKFGDTWQLVINTSTTIITFLMVFLIQASQNRDTEALQIKLDELINAIKGTNEALLDLEQLDEKELDRVRKAYLEKAEAARARERSDSSPSDAG from the coding sequence ATGGCATCGAAAAAGCAAGGTTTGTTCACGCGCGTCGCGATGGCGGTCTCGAAAGCCGCTGGTGAGCCCGTCACCTTTGCCATCGCACTCCTCGTCGTCATCGTGTGGGCCGCCAGCGGTCCCATCTTCAAGTTTGGTGACACTTGGCAGTTGGTCATCAACACCTCGACCACCATCATCACCTTCTTGATGGTTTTTTTGATTCAAGCCTCCCAAAACCGCGATACGGAAGCCCTGCAAATCAAGCTCGATGAACTCATCAACGCAATAAAGGGCACCAACGAAGCGCTGCTTGACCTTGAACAACTCGACGAGAAGGAGCTCGACCGTGTCCGAAAGGCTTACCTTGAGAAGGCTGAGGCCGCTCGTGCCAGAGAACGGTCTGACTCTTCGCCCAGCGACGCCGGCTGA
- a CDS encoding zinc-dependent alcohol dehydrogenase has protein sequence MKALTYHGSKDVRVETVPDPVLQHDDDILLRVTATAICGSDLHLYHGKIPETKHGDIFGHEFMGVVEDAGRGVTNVKKGDRVVIPFVIACGKCFFCEHEQFAACETTNPDEGASLRKRPNMTPPAALFGYSHLYGGVPGGQAEFVRVPKANVGPFVVPGSLSDERVLFLSDILPTGYQAVLNAKIGHGSTVAIFGAGPVGLMAAACARMLGAERIYMIDDQKYRLDFAVTAYDVIPVDFSSVDPSEFILANTAGRGVDASIDAVGFEAKGSTTETVLSTLKLETSSGEVLRQCITATRRGGIVSIPGVYAGFIHAFLIGDAFDKGLTLAMGQTHVQRYLPELLDFIEEGSLAPDIIISHRMKLADAARGYEVFDKKEEDCRKVVLTP, from the coding sequence ATGAAAGCCCTGACTTACCATGGCTCGAAGGACGTGCGCGTCGAGACAGTGCCAGACCCTGTTCTCCAACACGATGACGACATCCTCCTACGCGTGACGGCCACGGCCATCTGCGGGTCCGACCTGCATCTGTATCACGGCAAGATTCCGGAAACGAAACACGGCGACATCTTCGGCCATGAGTTCATGGGTGTCGTGGAAGACGCTGGACGCGGCGTCACGAATGTGAAGAAGGGCGACCGGGTCGTCATCCCGTTCGTTATCGCCTGCGGAAAATGTTTTTTCTGCGAGCACGAGCAGTTCGCAGCCTGCGAGACGACCAACCCCGATGAGGGCGCGAGCCTCAGGAAGCGTCCGAACATGACGCCGCCCGCAGCGCTCTTTGGTTATTCGCACCTGTACGGCGGAGTACCGGGCGGTCAGGCCGAGTTCGTCCGGGTGCCGAAGGCCAATGTCGGGCCCTTCGTGGTTCCCGGTAGCCTGAGCGACGAGCGGGTGCTGTTTTTGTCGGACATCCTGCCGACCGGTTACCAAGCCGTACTCAACGCAAAGATTGGGCACGGTTCCACGGTTGCCATCTTCGGCGCAGGGCCGGTCGGGCTGATGGCAGCCGCCTGCGCGCGCATGCTCGGTGCCGAGCGCATCTACATGATTGATGACCAGAAGTACCGGCTCGATTTCGCGGTGACAGCCTACGACGTCATCCCCGTGGACTTCAGCAGTGTCGACCCATCGGAGTTCATTCTCGCCAATACGGCCGGGCGTGGGGTCGACGCCAGCATTGATGCGGTCGGGTTTGAAGCCAAGGGCAGCACGACGGAAACGGTGCTCAGCACGCTGAAGCTTGAAACCAGCTCCGGTGAAGTCCTCCGCCAGTGCATTACCGCCACGCGCCGTGGCGGCATCGTCAGCATTCCGGGCGTCTATGCCGGATTCATCCATGCGTTCCTCATCGGCGACGCGTTCGACAAGGGGCTGACGCTTGCGATGGGCCAGACCCATGTGCAGCGCTACTTGCCTGAGCTCCTCGACTTCATTGAGGAAGGAAGCCTTGCTCCCGACATCATCATCTCGCACCGCATGAAGCTCGCTGACGCCGCACGTGGGTATGAGGTGTTCGACAAGAAAGAAGAGGACTGCCGGAAAGTGGTCTTGACCCCATAA
- a CDS encoding SDR family oxidoreductase, translating into MTDTKTMPSLVNPVTRFPGPPFDTPKQSAPGTVHKLHPPADHGESSYQGSGRLKGRRALVTGGDSGIGRAAAIAFAREGAHVVINYLPEEEEDAREVIALLEKEGVVAKGIAGDLKNEAFCQSLVKQASEAMGGLDILANVAGKQTHQKTIEDISTDQFDATFKTNVYGLFWLCKAALEIMPSGSTIVNTASIQSYDPSAILLDYASTKAAIVAFTKALAGQVAERGIRVNAVAPGPVWTALQPSGGQPMEKLKDFGSQVPLKRPGQPVECAPVYVLLASNESSFTTGETYGVTGGNPLP; encoded by the coding sequence ATGACCGACACGAAGACCATGCCCTCCCTCGTGAATCCGGTGACCCGCTTTCCCGGTCCGCCGTTTGATACACCCAAGCAGTCCGCGCCCGGTACCGTGCATAAGCTGCATCCGCCTGCAGACCATGGCGAATCGAGTTACCAGGGCAGTGGGCGGCTCAAAGGCCGTCGCGCGCTGGTCACTGGTGGTGACAGCGGCATCGGCCGGGCGGCGGCCATCGCCTTCGCAAGGGAGGGCGCACATGTCGTCATCAATTACTTGCCCGAAGAGGAGGAAGATGCCCGGGAAGTGATTGCCTTGCTTGAGAAGGAAGGCGTCGTCGCCAAGGGTATAGCTGGGGACCTCAAGAACGAAGCGTTCTGCCAGTCCTTGGTCAAGCAGGCGAGCGAAGCCATGGGTGGCCTCGACATTCTGGCCAACGTCGCCGGCAAGCAGACCCACCAGAAGACCATTGAAGACATCTCAACGGACCAGTTCGATGCCACGTTCAAGACTAACGTGTACGGGCTGTTCTGGTTGTGCAAAGCCGCGCTGGAAATCATGCCGTCAGGCAGCACCATCGTGAATACCGCGAGCATCCAGTCGTACGATCCGTCGGCCATCTTGCTCGACTATGCGTCGACAAAGGCTGCCATTGTCGCTTTCACAAAAGCCCTGGCTGGCCAGGTGGCGGAGCGGGGTATTCGCGTCAATGCTGTTGCGCCGGGGCCGGTGTGGACCGCGTTGCAGCCATCCGGCGGCCAGCCCATGGAGAAGCTCAAGGACTTCGGGTCCCAGGTGCCCCTCAAACGTCCGGGCCAGCCGGTGGAGTGCGCGCCAGTCTATGTGCTCCTCGCATCCAACGAGTCGAGTTTCACGACCGGGGAAACGTACGGTGTGACCGGTGGCAACCCGTTGCCCTGA
- a CDS encoding DUF72 domain-containing protein has translation MPADNGPEPLSVGSHLERYARAFSCVEVNSSFYRPHREAIYARWASAVPPWFRFSVKVPRAVTHEARLRHTGSLLDAFLAQSSGLGDKLASLLVQLPPSLTFDAHVARVFFAALRARTPVPVVLEPRHGSWFTATAYETGRGFDVDWVYAHPRPVGSDGMHLPVPTRLLYLRLHGAPDLYRSSYDAAFLEELARRLLAATRVGSSFWCVFDNMAHGHAIANARTVLRHLEAGGASWRPR, from the coding sequence ATGCCGGCGGACAATGGTCCGGAACCCTTGTCCGTCGGCAGTCACCTCGAGCGATATGCGCGGGCCTTCAGCTGTGTAGAGGTCAACTCGTCGTTTTACCGCCCCCACCGCGAAGCGATCTATGCCCGCTGGGCGTCAGCGGTGCCTCCGTGGTTCCGGTTCAGCGTCAAGGTCCCCCGCGCGGTAACGCATGAGGCACGTCTGCGCCACACTGGGTCGTTGCTCGACGCGTTTCTGGCGCAGTCGAGCGGACTGGGGGACAAGCTCGCAAGCCTGCTGGTCCAACTCCCACCGAGCCTGACGTTTGACGCCCATGTGGCCCGTGTGTTCTTTGCGGCACTACGCGCACGCACCCCTGTGCCAGTGGTGCTTGAGCCGCGTCACGGGTCATGGTTCACCGCGACTGCTTACGAGACGGGGCGGGGGTTCGATGTGGATTGGGTGTATGCGCACCCCCGTCCCGTCGGCAGCGACGGCATGCATCTGCCGGTGCCCACCCGGCTGCTCTATCTGCGCCTCCACGGCGCCCCGGACCTTTACCGCTCTTCCTACGACGCCGCGTTTCTCGAAGAGCTTGCCCGGCGGCTGCTTGCCGCGACGCGGGTAGGGTCGTCTTTCTGGTGTGTCTTTGACAACATGGCTCATGGCCATGCAATCGCGAATGCGCGGACCGTGCTCCGGCACCTCGAGGCCGGCGGCGCGTCATGGCGCCCCCGCTGA
- a CDS encoding ferritin-like domain-containing protein: MAEHRDNLIDWLRDAHAMEQQAEQMLKAQAGRIEHYPQLKARIEQHLDETLGQQKLIESCLARYDTKPSVTKDALGKVMAFGQALGGSVNSDEVIKGAIAGYVFENLEIATYTTLRAAALAEGDSETVRVVDEILPQERAMAEWLLHHLPDLTDDFLARDATPDVEAKR, encoded by the coding sequence ATGGCAGAGCATCGGGACAACCTCATCGACTGGCTGAGGGACGCGCACGCGATGGAGCAACAGGCGGAGCAGATGCTCAAAGCCCAGGCCGGGCGCATCGAGCACTACCCTCAGCTCAAGGCCCGCATCGAGCAACACCTGGACGAGACCCTGGGCCAGCAAAAACTCATCGAAAGCTGTCTCGCCCGGTATGACACAAAGCCTTCCGTGACCAAGGATGCCCTCGGCAAGGTGATGGCGTTCGGTCAGGCCCTCGGCGGTTCGGTCAATTCCGACGAAGTCATCAAGGGCGCAATTGCCGGGTATGTCTTCGAGAACCTGGAGATTGCCACGTACACGACCCTTCGCGCCGCCGCCCTCGCCGAAGGAGACTCGGAGACAGTCCGGGTCGTCGACGAGATCCTTCCGCAAGAGCGAGCCATGGCCGAATGGCTGCTCCACCACCTCCCTGACCTGACAGACGACTTCCTCGCCAGAGACGCCACCCCAGACGTTGAAGCCAAGCGCTGA
- a CDS encoding DUF1989 domain-containing protein has protein sequence MTTQTIPPQSGTAFVLRKGQRLTVIDPQGQQVSDLVAFNANDTNEWLSSGRTLDYASKFLLTTGDTLYSNRSSPMLMIEQDDVGRHDFLLAPCSKEMFAKLYGHTEPHRGCFGNLVEALAPFGINPDQIPTAFNVFMNVQVDGTTGALSVEPPLSRAGQGTTFVALMDLVVGLTACSAGLSNNFTFKPIDFQLE, from the coding sequence GTGACGACCCAGACCATCCCGCCGCAAAGCGGCACTGCGTTTGTGCTTCGCAAGGGCCAACGCCTGACTGTTATTGACCCGCAGGGTCAGCAGGTCAGTGACCTTGTCGCGTTCAATGCAAACGACACAAACGAGTGGCTGTCAAGCGGTCGAACACTCGACTATGCAAGCAAGTTTCTGCTGACCACCGGCGACACGCTGTATTCCAACCGAAGCAGTCCGATGCTTATGATTGAACAGGACGATGTCGGAAGGCATGACTTCCTCCTTGCCCCTTGCTCGAAGGAAATGTTCGCGAAGCTCTACGGGCACACTGAACCGCACCGGGGCTGCTTCGGGAACCTTGTCGAGGCCCTGGCTCCCTTTGGCATCAACCCAGACCAAATCCCGACGGCGTTCAACGTCTTCATGAACGTGCAGGTGGACGGCACCACTGGTGCGCTATCGGTCGAGCCACCGCTGAGCCGGGCCGGGCAGGGCACGACCTTTGTGGCGCTAATGGACCTGGTTGTGGGCTTGACCGCATGTTCCGCAGGGTTGTCCAACAATTTCACGTTCAAGCCCATCGATTTCCAGTTGGAATGA